The Pyrus communis chromosome 12, drPyrComm1.1, whole genome shotgun sequence genomic sequence CCAAATCAGCTTTTGCAGCTGCTGAGCAGACGGTCAGTAGCGCTGGATCTGCTATAATGAAGAACCGGTACGTGTTTACTAGCGCTCAATGGGTTACAGGTGCTTTTAATAAGGTTGCAAAAGCAGCTGAAGAGGTTGGtcagaaaacaaaagagaaagttGGAAAGGTTGAAGAAGAGAAACATAGAAAAATAGAGGACGACTATGCTCAAGTTCTTTCGGATTCTCCCAAAGCGTCAGCAGCAACCCAGCACGATCCCTCCAAGCCTGAACCCGTTAAAGGTTTGATCCTTTGAGTTTCGAGTTCTGTAAATACAATTAAACTATTGGATGCCGTGCTCGTTTGATTTCTTGCTTTATTCTAGCATGAAAGTGGTGAATGTAGGACGGAATGCCTCAAATTTGTTTAGCATGTGCAACTATCGTCGTTGTTTTTCTTACATGATATGCCGGTAAACCAAACTTTTTTCAAGTATATTTGATTTGCTTTCTTCTGTTTCAGTTTTTCTATTTATCATTCTGGTTCCTGGTTTTGCCATCTGAAAGTTGCTTTGTCCCAACTTGCTCTCTTTTAACAAATTGCTCGCGGAATTATATTTTTGTGTCCCACATTACCATCTGCCGTTAAGTccgttaatttttctgttaaaaatGCTAATGTAGTACGTGGGGGACCCACTTATGTGGTTTCCACGTCACCACCACGTGTAAGAGAacataatttgtatttaattttatagtaaaaacccaaaataataacaataatttaACGGCATATGATAATGCTATCGAATATTTCGTAGATGTCAACCTCATGAAATTATGTACCAATCAATCAGTGTCCTTGATTTTTGAAAATTGGAGGTTTGGATGTCGCGTGGAGAGAAGTTTATGTCACGACTCAGAAGCACCGATAGCAAGTAGCAACTACCTTCTCAAAATTCAAGGAACATGCACTTATTTTTAATTCTCATCCATTTCTCTTGATTTCAGGCTTTCATATCGAATAAATTGAATAAGATTGACAAcaagaaattaagaaaagtgTGTAGGAGataaaaataagtgtgaatAGCTCTATCCTTTCGTTATATCGAATAACAATATTGAATGTGCATATCTATCGAAATCTATTGCGTGATTTTGCATCATCTCTAAATAAAAAATCGGAAATAGATGCTTGTAATGGATCTTAAAGTTGTGTTCAGTTCATAAAACGAAAACTTACTTCCTAAGATTTTTTGCCCCCTTTAGAAATGTGCATGAGATTGAAGTGTATACGATTTCTTTGTCCTCCTCGTTATTATTAGAAATCGAAATGAAGAATAACACTAGATCATTGTATTAGTGATAGATTTAATATAGCtttaataattgatttatttaatcATGTCCTTGTTCTTAAGGACAGACACTCATTGAAACGAAATTTAACTAATTGACTCCCTACTGTTGAAAATTTTGCAAAGTGCAACTATGTTCCCAATATTGAATTGAGGTCTTCTTTAGATTTTTGTGTCCGAGACCGACGAATTCAAAAATCTGGATCACTTATTTTAAATCCTATGATCCTGGTTAGTCCGTCCACTGATCCATTAAAACAGATCAAACGGCCGAGTATAATCCTCATGTTTTTGGCAAAAATAATGTGCACAAATGCCTGTAGATCGTATTATGAAAGTTGCAGTTTTGTACCCACTAGTCTAAAACTGAGAGTAGGAAAGTATATGATAGCCACTTGCTTGAGAAAGTGGCACAAAGCAAGCTAGACAAATCCTTTATTTGATCTTATAATTGACCCAAAAACCAAGAGAGTTTGCAAGTGTGATTTTatgtattaaaatttaattattgaattgtttCGAGTTGTGTCTAGTTTTAGTATCAAACTCAGGACGATGCATGTTGAAGAAGCGTGTGAAGCACTTAAGCAAGTTTATCATTCATATTTATCCATATAGACTAGGAAAATGTAGAGCGAAGACTTTGTGAGGAAGTCCGAGAATTAACTTATGAGGCAGACGAGATCAGTCTTGAGGTGTCTTCACGGTGGTCAAGAGGATCTTAattgtaaccgttcaaatagaaggagagagaagggaaAGGACAAAAAGAGAGGAGATAATCCTCACctgcaaagaaaaaaaggaaagaaagaaagtaaatggaaaaaagagaaagtttGTGTTaatgaaggttttggacaatTTAGTTTAAGTTTAGAGTTTTAGGTTGTGCATACTCATCATTTATGCCACAACTATAACTATAAAAGAAATGAATtgagtactatggtctagtggtatttctcttcgcTTGTAATAGATCTTAAAGTTGTGTTCAGCTCATAAAACGAAAACTTAATTTCTAAGATTTTCTGCCCCCTTTAGAAATGTGCATGATATTGAAGTGTATACGATTTATTTGTCCTCCTCGTTATTATTAGAAATATAACCTCTAACAAGTACAAAGAATAACACTAGATCATTGTGTTGTGACAGATTCAATACCCTTTAATAATCGATTTATTTAATCATGTCCTTGTTCTTAGGACGGACAGTCGTTGAAATGAAATTTAACTAATTGACTCCCTACTgttgaaaattttgcaaaagtACAATCATGTTCCCAATATTGAATTGAAGTCTTCTTTGAATTCCTATGTCCGGACCGACAAATCCAAAAATCTGGACTACTTATTTTAAATCCTATGGTCCTCGTTAGTCCGTCCCAATGATccattaaaacaaatcaaacggCTGAGAGTGTAGTCCTCATATTTTTGGCAAAAATAATAGGGTGAAGTGTTGATTTAGTCTGTAAACTATCATCTTCATGAAAATTAGGTccttgaattattttttcggtaaaataagtctctaaattcattaaaaattgctaatttcatccctactattatgTTCGAAGCTATTTTATCCATTTTTTCATCAACTTAAGTCATTTGACACACTTTAGAATAGTATCATCCTTTTCTCACTTATAAGcctttaacatttcatataagttgcgaatctaacatttaatttacccttcaaagttaactccatacactatttctttttaaaaaaaatttatctatCTATCCTCTAATGTGTATCACATGTAAGTaacatgacttaaattgacgaaaAATGAATATAGTAGATTCAAATATAATATTAGCGATGTAAttggcagatttttataattcaaagaCTAATTCTTctaaaaaatagtttagggatctaattttcactcagatgATAATTCAGGGACTAAATTGATAATTGACCCAAAATAATATGCACAAATGCCTATAGATCGTAATTATGAGAGTTGCAGTTATGTACCCACTAGTCTAAAACAGAGAGTAGGAAAGTAAATGATAGCCACTTGCTTGAGAATGTGGCATTAAGCAAGCTAGACAAATCCTTAATTGGGTCTTATAATTGACCCAAAAATAGAGAGTTTGCAAGTGTAATGTTgtgtattaaaatttgattattgAATTGTTTCAAGTTGTGTCTAATCTTAGTATCAAAATCAGGACGATGCATGTTGAAGAAGCGCGTGAAGCAGTTAAGCAAGTTTATCATTCATATGCATCCATATAGACTAGGAAAATGCAGAGCGAAGACTTTGTAAGGAAGTCTAAGAATAAACTTATGAGGTAGAGGAGACCAGTCTTGAGGTGTCTTCACGGTCATCACCAGGATCTTATGTTGGAAATGTCAGAGTATCGGGGTGACATAACTTTTCAAGTTCAAGCTTAATTGTAACCGTTCAAGTAGAAGGAAAGAgaatgaaaggaaaaaagaaagaaatgagagaATCGTCCTTCCATTTGGACAATTTAcacccaaaaagaaaataggaaagaaagaaagtaaaatGGGAAAAAAGAGAAAGCTTGTTAAtgaaggttttggataatttaGATTTTTTGCGTGGATAATTAAGTTTAAGTTTAGAGTTTTAGGTTGTGCATACTCATCATTTATGCCACAACTATAACTAATAAAAGAAGTGTCATTGagtactatggtctaatgatatttcttttcatttgtaagtgtgagttcttaggttcgattctcccccaaagcgaatttgaaccacattattgctaacccattataAGTCTAAGACCACTTATTTTTTCTCAGTAtagataacatcgtttgtttgaaaaaaaaaaaaaaaaaaaaaaacctataatAGAAGAGGAGGCTCCACCAAATAAAACAACAGCCTGGAACCATTATATCTTTCAGCCCCACTCCTTATCGCAGGGACCACCATTTTTATTCAATATTTGGGACcatattttactttatttttttcgtAAGTAAATGGTGACCAATATTAATTAACAAATATCAAAACCAATTATGGTGATTAACTTATATTTTTGTAGCCGACCTCACTCTTCTCCGACTACAATTTATGCTGACTAGCTTAACATATCCACTTGGTAGGTAGAGcacctacaattctacaaatacCAACTTAACATACTATTCAGAATAAAAACAATTCAAATTTACTCAGCGTTAGGTAATTCAGATACACTCAAGTTGGACGGTgcactatattttttaaacaaaattgattTCTTTTGAACCGGTAATAGTTAAGTGTCCGAGTCTAACTCATAGAAGGAGAGTACCGCCAAGGACAAACTTGTACATATCATAAACCTACCACACATCTTTTTTTCCTTGGGGTTTAGACCCTTTCTGCATCCCCTAATATATGCGATTAATGGAACCCACAAAAATGATCAATCATTCTCATAAAttgacattttatttatttattaatgtatTATATGTGATATCAATATTCTAAGCTCGAGTAAGAGGAGGGAGACCAATGACGGATGCATGATTCTACCTCTTAGGATTCTAGTGTAAAAACTTGTCAAAGCGTTTAACCAAAACttgccaaattttataaaagaTGCATTTCATCGAAAATGTAATATCCATCAAGACAATCCATTCATTATCGGTAGAATTGTAATCAACAATAACAAGAGCTATTGGCCAAAAGAAAAAATCCAAACTAATTTGAAGGCGACGCTTTACCGTTCCAAATAATGTTTGTCACATACTATTTATTGTCGAGGACACCTCATTCTGCTGCATCCCTGATCTATTATTTaaaaagtaacaacaacaaatataatataaaaaaactgCTAGTATGAGGAACAGTTAGACCATACGGCACTCAAATGCATAAGATATATTCCGCCATTGGATGTACACACACATAcgcatatattatatatacaggCCTTTTATGCGAAAGAATctccatttaaaaaataaataaataaagattagGTGTGGGAATCTTATCGTATCGAACTTTAACGATAcagtttattttgtaagtctcgattcataaattatctttgtaaaaattcaattcaatccgaatccatttgcctatttaattattaagataaaatttcattgtttcttatacaacaaagtattcgttaatttctttgaacttaattaaatgtcttaaacatttgtgatttggctaatattttgcaacgATGATCTataaggtgcaacttgaaaaatagacggtttggatcgttaaagttcgatgtggtgtAAATCctacaactaatcctcatttttataaaaaaaaaatggagatcccTTCCTTTAAAGGGTTCctctatacacacacacacacacaatattatatattatatgattTTCTCGCACAAGACTTCATGCTTTTATATGGAGTAGGATTATCTCCTCTCCTATTCTTATCCCCTTCCCTCTTCTCCtctcacatattattttttgtcttattatctttataaaaaaaatatataagatgttgacgttactaaaccgtaaccgttcaaataggaggagaATGAAGATAAGAGGGATTAGGAGGGGAAAGAATCATTCTCCCTTCCATATAGGTAACCCTTCAAGTGTCTTGTTATAAAGCATTTTATCTTCACATAATCACaaataaaggaaaataaaaggcTTACAGTTGTCTAAGATAAATCATTAGAGGTAGATTGTCTTTGTGTTCAATTCGCTACGGTCCGAGTTTAAACAATTTCATCTCTTTCTTTGTGTAGATGAAAATAAtgatattaataaaaagatgaGTGTGGTACGATATAATCTTTCTGCATTCAATTAAATTGTTGATTTGAACTCTGCAACGTAATTTGAATGGGTGTTGGAAAAACACATGCACAATAATGTTGGAGAACGCAATCTCATAGAGAAAACCTGATAGATTATAATACTATGTATAGAATGAGTAGTTTTACAAGAATAACCCAGtagttttttgtgataaaattcaaTGTCTGTTAGACTATGTAAGTGATTAAAATGAAACAATACTGTTAATAATATACTAGCATATAGGCAcatacaaagtgtgtgagaaatttttttatttttgtttttgaaatagaaggagagaggaagggaaTGATAGAGAACATGGGAgcgggaattttttttatatttttaattagagatatgttaaaATTACATGTAGGCGatgctttgaagaaaaaaaaaacaaaatttggttgtgtaaaattacatttatgtctcatatttcttattcatgttatgttttaattagagagttaaactgataattttataaaattttaattgataaCGAGTATTTTATTGATTAGTAAAGATTACTGACCCGAATGAATGAGTCACTTGAACATATCCACCGAGACAATCCACTTTGGATAACTCTCATGCACAACATTTGTTTTCTTGATTATCCGACCGTTTTCTATTCAAGACTAGTTTTATAATTACAAAGCATGAAAAGTATACTCCATCCCAAGTTGACTTTACACTGGAAAAAATGAACGGTTAGATAATGGTGGAAAGTATCCAACGGTGTGGAATAATCAACCAGTTTAACTTGGTAACCACCGGAGCCTTTGTCCGACAAAACTAGTTtggataattaaataaaaataacactCGCATTCTTCTTATATTCTAGTATTTGCaaataatgtatttttgttatataaattttataattcgaattatttaatttcttaagtttcatttgaagattattcataaaaaaaaccATTCAAATCAAAgagtaatttttaattattcaaatgtatcaaataaatatacAATTTAGTATGAATATGTTACCGATTCCTTATACCATCAATTTGTTCTATACATATAAATGCATGACATTTGATccgaatgtttttttttttatatataggaATGAATGACTTCAAATGGCGCTTATAAAGTTTATGTTACGAAGATGCATTATTAACAAATCATggaatatatatacatttacAAATCGTGAAATATATACATTTGCTCGTGCAAGAATTATTcatgaaataatagtttaatagTTGCGGCATTTACAGATTATGCCAATGTCACGGTAAATCTATCTATTCACCCGGGGGGGTGGGTCCCGCAAGATAAACGCATTTAACTATTTGTTGTCCCTGTAACTGTACGCACCTGATTCTCACCCCACCACCCAACACATTAGTACAAGTGTCCAGCTGGGGTCCACCAACCAAAACCCGAGGTGCAGCAACGGTCGACTACGAACATCCAGCTGTATTCCACCAGGCGCACGTTTATGTTCTTTTATCAAATTTACGCCTCTCTTCCGTACAACACACACTTGGGTAATtcacaaaagtaaaaaaattttaaaaaattacgtCATTCCTCTATTCGAAATCTTTCTATAAATTAATTAAGCGACACAAGCGCTTATGTAATATTTTTacaccaaaataattaaaaaaacaaattaaaaaaaaaagaaataaaagaaaaagaaagcctCTGTTCTGCAAGACGCACGTGCGAACAGAGGCTGACGGTGACGCGCGTGCGAGTTCATCCGAGGTAAACACCGACGAAGAGCTAGCTAGTGGAGCACAGTAGTGGCGTGGAGATTACAGCAGAGAAGAGTACCAGGGAATGCGGATTAAAAATCGGCGATTTTTCGGTGAGAGCGAGATCTGGGGACGAGTTTTTGGGTTTGGGTGTCCTGCAAATTCCTCAGGCTGCGGATCGCCAAAACATCGCTCTTCCGGATGTCAATAAATCGCCCGATGCCGTCGATTTCGCTGTCGGCAGaaactacaaaacaaaaacaaaaaaaaagcaaaaaaacaaaattaagaaatgaaaaacCGACGGTCAGGATTGAGAGATTGAGAATGATTTCATCCGCATTGCGTACCTACGCGCTTCGCCGATCCAGGCAGTTTAGTGAAGCCATTGAACTGAGCCAAATCTGAAACGGAAGAAAAGAGACGGTCAGGATTGGGATTCAAATGAGGAAGAGATGAGCGAAGAGCCGTTGATTAATTAATAGTGTACCTGATTGGGAGGGGACGTgggagaagaggaagaggatgaggaagcAGAGGAGGGTGAGGACGGGGATGACGTGGATGGATTTGTGCGGTGCAATGGACGGCGGTGATGAAAGACGGTGAGGCTTCGATGCTTTGTGGTCCTCGTCGCCTTCGTAGGCTGCAGAgattgaagaggaggaggaggaggcggtGGTGGAAAAGGCTAAAAGATCCTTAATGCGGTTGGGGGAGTCATCGACGGTGAGAGTCTGGTCCTTGGGTCCGCCGTGGGCCTGG encodes the following:
- the LOC137711570 gene encoding uncharacterized protein; this translates as MQRQSLGGSPSKLHQAHGGPKDQTLTVDDSPNRIKDLLAFSTTASSSSSSISAAYEGDEDHKASKPHRLSSPPSIAPHKSIHVIPVLTLLCFLILFLFSHVPSQSDLAQFNGFTKLPGSAKRVVSADSEIDGIGRFIDIRKSDVLAIRSLRNLQDTQTQKLVPRSRSHRKIADF